From Pseudopipra pipra isolate bDixPip1 chromosome 13, bDixPip1.hap1, whole genome shotgun sequence, a single genomic window includes:
- the SLITRK2 gene encoding SLIT and NTRK-like protein 2 produces MLKGVWLLSLLTVAGISRTESRKPAKDICSKSRCPCEEKENVLNINCENKGFTTVSLLLPPPSKIYQLFLNGNALTRLFPNEFVNYSNAVTLHLGNNDMQEIRTGAFSGLRTLKRLHLNNNKLEVLKEDTFLGLESLEYLQADYNYISAIEAGAFSKLNKLKVLILNDNLLLSLPSNVFRFVLLTHLDLRGNRLKMMPFAGVLEHIGGIMEIQLEENPWNCTCDLLPLKAWLDTITVFVGEIVCETPFRLHGKDVTQLTRQDLCPRKSSSDSNQREKHPVLSDPHISRLSPTANSAMNPTRAPKASRPPKTRNRPTPRVSVSKDRQIFGPIMVYQTKSPVPITCPAGCICTSQSSDNGLNVNCQEKKISNISDLHPRPTSPKKLYLTSNYLQVIYRTDLTEYSSLDLLHLGNNRIAVIQEGAFTNLTSLRRLYLNGNYLEILYRSMFEGLHSLQYLYLEYNVIKEILPRTFDALSNLHLLFLNNNLLRSLPDNVFGGTSLTRLNLRNNHFSHLPVRGVLDQLSALIQIDLQENPWDCTCDILGLRNWIEKVTDQNNQQSNPPVVINEVICESPTKHSGEHLKFLSKEAICPENPNLSDSSLLSMNQNTDIPHLLGVSPSSYPELHTEVPLSVLILGLLVVFILSVCFGAGLFVFVLKRRKGVQSMPSSANNVDISSFQLQYGSYNTETHDKTEGHVYNYIPPPVGQMCQNPIYMQKEGDPVAYYRNLHEFSYSSLDHKKEDPTSLAFTISAAELLEKQSSPREPELLYQNIAERVKELPAGGLVHYNFCTLPKRQFAPSYESRRQNQDRINKTVLYGTPRKYFAEQSKPEHPLLQGKLQTEPDYLEVLEKQTAISQL; encoded by the coding sequence ATGCTGAAGGGTGTTTGGTTGCTCAGTTTGTTAACAGTGGCTGGGATCTCGCGGACAGAGAGTCGCAAACCTGCCAAAGACATTTGCAGCAAGAGCCGCTGCCCTTGTGAGGAGAAGGAGAACGTGCTGAACATTAATTGTGAAAACAAAGGATTTACAACCGTCAGCCTCCTCCTGCCGCCACCATCCAAGATCTACCAGCTGTTTCTCAATGGGAACGCACTGACCCGCCTGTTCCCCAATGAGTTTGTCAACTACTCCAATGCCGTGACCCTCCACTTGGGCAACAACGACATGCAGGAGATCCGCACAGGGGCCTTCAGCGGCCTTCGCACCCTCAAGAGGCTGCACCTCAATAACAACAAGCTGGAAGTGCTGAAGGAAGACACGTTCCTGGGCTTGGAGAGCCTGGAGTACCTGCAGGCTGATTACAATTACATCAGTGCCATTGAAGCGGGGGCATTCAGCAAGCTAAACAAGCTCAAGGTGCTGATTCTCAATGACAacctcctgctgtccctgcccagcaatGTCTTCCGCTTTGTGCTCCTCACTCACCTGGACCTGCGGGGGAACCGGCTGAAGATGATGCCTTTTGCTGGTGTGCTGGAGCACATTGGAGGCATCATGGAAATCCAGCTGGAGGAAAACCCCTGGAACTGCACCTGCGACTTGCTGCCACTCAAGGCCTGGCTAGACACCATCACCGTGTTTGTGGGCGAAATAGTCTGCGAAACCCCCTTCAGGCTTCATGGAAAAGATGTGACCCAGCTCACCAGGCAAGATCTCTGCCCCAGGAAAAGCTCCAGCGATTCGAACCAGAGGGAAAAACATCCTGTCCTCTCAGACCCACACATCTCCAGGCTATCGCCCACAGCCAACTCTGCCATGAATCCCACCAGAGCCCCAAAAGCCAGCCGGCCACCCAAAACCAGGAACCGCCCCACCCCCCGTGTCTCTGTGTCAAAGGACAGACAAATATTCGGACCTATCATGGTTTACCAGACAAAGTCTCCAGTGCCCATCACCTGCCCGGCTGGCTGCATCTGTACGTCACAGAGCTCAGACAATGGTTTAAATGTCAACTGCCAAGAGAAAAAGATAAGTAACATCTCCGATCTCCACCCCAGGCCAACCAGTCCAAAGAAACTTTACCTTACCAGTAACTATCTGCAAGTCATTTATAGAACCGATCTCACAGAGTACAGCTCTCTGGATTTGCTACATCTAGGAAATAACAGAATTGCAGTGATACAAGAAGGTGCCTTTACAAACCTCACAAGTTTACGTAGACTTTATCTTAATGGCAACTACCTTGAGATCCTGTACCGGTCTATGTTcgaagggctgcacagcctgCAATATCTCTACCTAGAGTACAATGTCATTAAGGAGATCCTGCCACGCACATTTGATGCTCTGAGTAATCTTCATCTGTTGTTTCTCAACAACAACCTGCTCAGATCTTTGCCTGACAACGTCTTTGGCGGCACTTCCCTCACCAGACTCAACCTTAGAAACAATCATTTCTCACACCTGCCTGTGAGAGGAGTCTTGGACCAGCTCTCAGCTCTAATTCAGATAGACCTCCAGGAGAACCCTTGGGACTGCACGTGTGACATCCTGGGGCTGAGGAACTGGATAGAGAAAGTCACTGACCAGAACAACCAGCAGTCAAATCCCCCCGTAGTTATCAATGAAGTCATATGTGAGTCTCCCACCAAGCACTCTGGAGAACATCTGAAATTCCTGAGCAAAGAAGCCATCTGCCCAGAGAACCCCAACCTGTCAGattcttctctcctctccatGAACCAGAACACAGATATACCCCATCTCCTCGGTGTCTCACCCAGCTCCTACCCAGAATTACATACTGAAGTTCCACTGTCTGTCTTAATTTTAGGATTGCTGGTTGTGTTTATTTTATCAGTTTGTTTTGGGGCAGGCCTGTTTGTCTTCGTCCTTAAGCGCCGGAAGGGGGTGCAAAGCATGCCCAGCAGCGCCAACAACGTAGATATAAGTTCCTTTCAGCTCCAGTATGGGTCTTACAACACTGAGACCCACGACAAAACTGAAGGACACGTTTATAACTACATTCCCCCTCCCGTTGGACAGATGTGCCAAAACCCAATTTACATGCAAAAGGAAGGGGATCCAGTTGCTTATTACAGGAATCTCCATGAGTTTAGCTATAGCAGTCTTGACCACAAAAAGGAAGACCCCACCAGTCTTGCATTTACCATCAGTGCAGCTGAATTGCTGGAAAAGCAATCCTCACCGAGGGAACCAGAGCTTCTGTAtcaaaatattgcagaaaggGTCAAGGAACTGCCCGCTGGAGGATTAGTTCATTATAACTTTTGTACCTTACCCAAAAGGCAGTTTGCCCCTTCATATGAATCGAGAcgccaaaaccaggacaggataaataaaactgttttataTGGAACTCCcaggaaatattttgcagaacAGTCTAAACCCGAGCATCCTTTACTCCAAGGAAAGCTACAAACAGAACCAGACTACCTCGAAGTTCTGGAAAAACAAACTGCAATCAGTCAGCTGTga